The following proteins come from a genomic window of Salvia hispanica cultivar TCC Black 2014 chromosome 4, UniMelb_Shisp_WGS_1.0, whole genome shotgun sequence:
- the LOC125219489 gene encoding uncharacterized protein LOC125219489 → MLEAAAVVSNGGFSPHSSHLHSCGDSSEEELSVLPRHTKVVVTGNNRTKSVLVGLQGVVKKAVGLGGWHWLVLTNGIEVKLQRNALSVLEPPTGNEEDDYLEIEHEQWNSSDIAFDDAHKSHRSRHRMHRSSNKTLRRSLSSDSQLKDSVSTAKVSSVDLSKLEMAALWRYALHFNLVDTNPNPSKEQLIDVVQRHFVSQQLDELQVIAGFVKAAKRLKTVCK, encoded by the exons ATGCTGGAAGCTGCTGCAGTGGTGAGCAATGGCGGATTCTCTCCTCACTCATCGCATCTGCATAGCTGCGGAGACAGCTCAGAGGAGGAGCTTTCTGTTTTGCCGCGCCACACCAAGGTTGTTGTCACAGGTAACAATCGCACAAAGTCGGTGCTGGTGGGGCTTCAGGGCGTCGTCAAGAAAGCTGTTGGCCTCGGTGGATGGCATTGGCTG GTCCTCACTAATGGTATTGAGGTGAAGCTGCAAAGGAATGCTTTAAGTGTTCTTGAACCTCCTACGGGGAATGAGGAAGACGACTACCTTGAAATTGAACACGAGCAGTGGAATAGCTCGGATATTG CGTTCGACGATGCTCATAAGTCCCATAGGTCGAGGCATCGTATGCACCGTTCGTCTAACAAGACTCTCCGCCGGTCTCTCTCCTCTGACTCTCAGCTGAAGGATTCTGTCTCTACTGCCAAAGTGTCCTCG GTTGACCTCAGCAAACTAGAGATGGCTGCGCTGTGGAGATATGCATTGCATTTTAACCTT GTGGATACGAATCCTAACCCTTCTAAGGAGCAACTGATCGACGTTGTCCAGAGGCATTTTGTTTCACAG CAACTGGACGAGCTTCAAGTGATTGCGGGGTTTGTGAAGGCAGCAAAGAGACTGAAGACAGTGTGCAAATGA